From Acidobacteriota bacterium, the proteins below share one genomic window:
- a CDS encoding sensor domain-containing diguanylate cyclase translates to MKSWASAIARACSTPGLIQALSRSAVARSGLILLAWLFVWEIGWLVEYTRHASLWYPVAGLTFAALLMMGSAAAPALAAGCLLASLSTAHHYHINLPFLDLLSAGLFFAVAHIAPYALGAFALRVSTRRGVRDITAAIVSFLVIAAGSSLLATALVLQALVMTGMMPAADLSKTWLPFWIGDLAGVLVISPVFVGLLSALLPRPLFRLSGVAGSKRSAIHPRLAAKMALTALLLSGCMLLAHWSQSPDSAFAIFFLVIPHMWIACSEAPFANVLVVALSSFLIAFWVNVLHLMDFVMVYQFAICVIGANTLFGLAVPALLSDNLHLRKMAFTDKLTQAASRERLEQLAFQAVNRCRQGNAGLSIVVFDLDYFKKINDSHGHQAGDQALQELCRVVQKRLRAVDTLGRLGGDEFVVLLPHTRLDEAIRIVERIIDELRSLKVADIGGLSASFGVAAWCPDEDYEALFRRADRALYQSKLEGRDRFSVAL, encoded by the coding sequence ATGAAATCCTGGGCTTCCGCCATCGCGCGTGCCTGTTCCACACCCGGGCTGATCCAGGCCTTGAGCCGGTCCGCCGTGGCGCGCAGCGGGCTGATTCTGCTGGCTTGGCTCTTCGTCTGGGAAATCGGCTGGCTCGTGGAGTACACCCGGCATGCCTCCCTCTGGTACCCCGTCGCTGGGCTGACCTTCGCCGCCCTGCTGATGATGGGGTCGGCGGCGGCGCCCGCCCTGGCGGCCGGTTGCCTCCTGGCGTCCCTGTCGACCGCCCACCACTACCACATCAACCTGCCCTTTCTCGACCTCCTGAGCGCCGGCTTGTTCTTTGCCGTGGCGCACATCGCACCGTATGCCCTGGGCGCCTTCGCCCTCCGGGTGTCGACGCGGCGCGGCGTTCGCGACATCACCGCCGCCATCGTGTCGTTCCTGGTGATCGCGGCGGGGAGTTCACTGCTGGCCACCGCACTGGTCCTGCAGGCCCTGGTGATGACGGGGATGATGCCGGCCGCCGACCTCTCGAAGACCTGGCTCCCGTTCTGGATCGGTGACCTGGCCGGCGTGCTGGTGATCTCACCGGTTTTCGTGGGACTGCTGAGCGCGTTGCTGCCGCGCCCGCTGTTCCGCCTGAGCGGCGTCGCCGGGTCGAAGCGCTCGGCGATTCACCCTCGACTCGCGGCCAAGATGGCCCTGACCGCCCTCCTGCTGAGCGGCTGCATGCTGCTGGCGCACTGGAGCCAGTCGCCCGACAGCGCTTTCGCCATCTTCTTCCTGGTGATCCCCCACATGTGGATCGCCTGCTCCGAGGCGCCGTTTGCGAACGTGCTGGTCGTGGCGCTCAGCTCATTCCTGATTGCCTTTTGGGTCAACGTCCTCCATTTGATGGATTTTGTCATGGTCTACCAGTTCGCCATCTGCGTCATCGGGGCCAACACCCTCTTCGGCCTCGCGGTCCCGGCCCTGCTTTCCGACAATCTCCACCTGAGGAAGATGGCCTTCACGGATAAATTGACACAGGCGGCCTCGCGCGAGCGGCTGGAACAACTGGCGTTCCAGGCGGTGAACCGCTGCAGGCAGGGAAACGCCGGCCTGTCCATCGTTGTTTTCGACCTGGATTATTTCAAGAAGATCAACGACAGCCATGGTCACCAGGCTGGAGACCAGGCGCTGCAGGAATTGTGCCGGGTCGTGCAAAAACGCCTCCGGGCGGTCGATACCCTCGGGCGCCTGGGGGGGGACGAGTTCGTCGTTCTGCTGCCCCACACCCGGCTGGACGAGGCAATCCGGATCGTCGAACGCATCATCGATGAACTGCGAAGCCTGAAGGTGGCCGACATCGGCGGTCTGAGCGCGAGTTTCGGCGTCGCCGCCTGGTGCCCCGACGAGGATTACGAGGCGCTCTTCCGGCGGGCCGACCGGGCCCTTTACCAGTCCAAGCTGGAAGGACGGGACCGCTTCTCGGTCGCACTCTGA
- a CDS encoding DUF11 domain-containing protein, protein MDNRRAGRVNAGRCAGFLFFLLVLTGLGHGAVPAGYSEFYIPGDEGDLMYFHNDINGTSFTETHTVISVVAWAPDTVVYYDHWENGYDFDPENPEELVGGVHTYDEKVTLANRGDIHVFESTNIPVPRNPANVFYDGRDRMCVVGGMVSVQRLTWPSAAGTVEALEMGVFPVRPQLTTYIIPFGEDLVSTMPDFERVFALVQATADNTVVRFDLNGDGVLGDTVYRSRTDLTEVTEINLNKGDCYLLCRPTIVPTVSTLNHGTKIQGNETLQVHYFFMDEPTNYESRGVSAFPTGLWTDEYYAPVDSAAAAPTDIYLYNPHGADLTVNYYSTSGSGTLTVPANQTVSFYNETGAYPPAGSAVYFKGSDIFWGISGIDRGGQVYDWSYSLVPATLLTDEYNVGWAPGAYATPIPAANYDDSGLFITAVQDNTRVFIDTNRDGTAEFTYDLNRLTSQYVYDTADGDLSQANVWATGPIAVVYGQNPDTAVTGNPAIDTGGDLVPGIDFVDLVLSVEKTTNPILVGTGTGQTAKYTIVVSTDEYDVENLRVIDTLATGWALCSSGTTPACTDPVVTYPDGSTASVAPGVSGSTLTWGAAQFGSTVNMAPHQTLTIEYYVRTTAAHAEGLVTRSPVEAVGDRTVGDPSVTQTFTARDSVYNTYTASAIAIAKTSDVATAAYPGDTITYTVTVSNPNATTLTNVAVSDVLPPGVTYVAGSAQAHLSGATSANVRDQFGTAAYNRNDGSATWSGNWTETDPWGRLDNSGATGGLVWITGGQLQFRYLASNVADNFGTAGSYAGSDGTDTWNSDWTETSDNNSAVDGTILVTGGYTLFRQRGTAGRSISRTATVTGASSATINFTLTDNGIDAGETMVAEYQLDSNGWVVIGTLDGGSGWSGSALPLTVALSSNNTLTIRFRAPQRWSSITDDQAIIDNVSIDNSLPNAAGARIARTANLVGTPSATLSFSYTAANLEAGDTLVVEVSTNGTSFTALETLDGPAGSGTKSYNLVSPVDYTSAATTIRFRVTNGFSVAGESFSIDNVDITYTAWTTSAADDPPNFVTAGDAYSLLTGRILRVTFRATVDDPLGTDITTLTNTASTTCTQIRTPVSASVTDPVVHPDQGSGSVGDLVWLDTDRDGAYDVGEPGLPGVEVTLKDQYGATRMSTVTDSLGRYRFDNVAPALGYYVQVTGGLPSGLTQSAPAGRSDNRSNAFGLMPSGNYLDTFTTASYGNSDGTLDWRLEGWSETDLTGGGATGGEIRVTGGELRLNADTGGTANNIQRSFAIPAGSASATLSFDRRTTGVEAGDSIVLEIRNTGGSYTTLATFTGTVADGTSSYDISAYLSATQNATLRFRVAAGYAEADDFFYVDDVKIEYSGHPEYLDADLGYRPAAGTVTIGDLVWSDADGDQARDPGEPGLGGVTVQAYRDDGDGVFNPGLDTLAATAVTDAAGNYLFTGLSASGTEDYFVYVYDGQAPLTGYSPTVGAMIKVLDVDAGDVYLGVDFGYRNLTGAYTVTDRVWFDADGDGTQDPGEPGLGGVTVDLLDASLNVVGTAVTGSNGNFQFSGVRGGVRYSFRITDQANVLSGYYGTTAGALAGSWQMPGTLGGNTDYTSAPHFGYNQARSIGDTVYNDANNNQAQDAGESGFGGVTVRLYSDAGTLGVIDGTDAILATLVTDGNGNYLFTGLANGNYLVSIPTVPSGYTYTGTGANADSDPAAAGTQRAVTVSAGGSVLTADFGYRAATSRTVSGTLWNDTDADGVLDGGETGLGNVTVELWLDDGDNVFEPGTGDTLNTTRSTDASGAYSFENLAGGVYFVRPTDQNGVLSGYNTTYEETEGTAGSFNGYERADLSSGNQTGIDFGYRITPTPTVVLVSSFRAYAAGGRVVVEWETAAENGTVGFYLSRRDEGSGHFKRLGTGLLPGLLTAPQGGTYRFVDAGARPGRTLDYLLVEVESGGRERTYGPFTVRVEPSKVGMAPGALPADGYERQARPAAAVPEAGDLSAAPAPTALDPSKIGKVKITVVADGLHYLDAADLAPYLGLTTQKTVRLIQRNALRLSLGGRDVATLEAGGGAGLYFYGTAADSLFTRENVYILEPGYGLRMETVDGGSPAPAPAEQTFADTIRREVEQWPITSLFSDPAADYWFWDYLIAGNPSLGSRSYPLPSPGVADSGAAWLAVRLLGGTDTGHHVTVELNGVDVGSVNWTGRREYELRFPVKPSQVLPEGNVLTLTARLDAGQPYSIVYLNGFELGYPRLYQAVDDVLVVRGDGHERVSVSGFSGAGVEVLDLSDPLRPKRLTGITVDEPARGRFRVSFVPVSPQADYLALAGPSVLAPPALGAVPPAVLKGSGNAADYLVICPEAWRTSAQALADYRQGQGLEAMVVSVEQIMDEFAFSGYDPAAIRDFLAWARAKWSRPPRYVLLAGSGSFDYQNYQGYGGNWVPPLMAGTAHGLVPSDTAYADLDGDHRPDLAIGRLPVNSAAGLDACRAKIAAFEAGANSPWRQRALMLADNPDEAGDFPAGGDLLAAQLPAGFAVDKIYLSALPVGEARNRVLAGFDGGAFLVGYVGHGGVVQLAQEGLLTLDDVPGMSNVATPPIVTAVTCMAGHFAIPGFEALGAALVRHPDGGAAAVWAPSGMSENDLAVRLNTGFYRVLSEPAVTTLGDAVQRAMASFEGGPMATGLLDVFVLLGDPAMKLH, encoded by the coding sequence ATGGACAATCGACGGGCTGGTCGGGTGAACGCGGGGCGCTGCGCGGGGTTCCTCTTCTTCCTGCTGGTCTTGACCGGCCTGGGGCACGGCGCCGTCCCCGCGGGGTACTCGGAGTTCTACATCCCCGGCGACGAGGGGGACCTGATGTATTTCCACAATGACATCAACGGCACCTCGTTCACCGAGACCCACACGGTGATCAGCGTCGTCGCCTGGGCGCCCGACACCGTCGTCTACTACGACCACTGGGAGAACGGCTACGACTTCGACCCCGAGAACCCCGAGGAACTGGTGGGCGGCGTGCACACCTACGACGAGAAGGTGACGCTGGCCAACCGCGGCGACATCCACGTCTTCGAGAGCACCAACATCCCGGTGCCGCGGAACCCGGCCAACGTCTTCTACGACGGGCGGGACCGCATGTGCGTGGTGGGCGGCATGGTCTCGGTGCAAAGGTTGACCTGGCCCAGCGCCGCCGGCACCGTGGAAGCGCTCGAAATGGGTGTTTTCCCCGTCCGGCCGCAGTTGACCACCTACATCATCCCCTTCGGCGAGGACCTGGTTTCCACCATGCCCGACTTCGAGCGGGTCTTCGCCCTGGTCCAGGCCACGGCCGACAACACCGTCGTCCGCTTCGACCTCAACGGCGACGGCGTGCTGGGCGACACCGTTTACCGAAGCCGAACCGACCTCACCGAGGTCACCGAGATCAACCTGAACAAGGGCGATTGCTACTTGCTCTGCCGGCCCACCATCGTCCCCACCGTCTCCACCCTCAACCACGGGACCAAGATCCAGGGCAACGAGACCCTGCAGGTGCACTATTTCTTCATGGACGAGCCGACCAACTACGAGAGCCGCGGGGTCAGCGCCTTCCCCACCGGGCTGTGGACCGACGAGTACTACGCCCCCGTGGACAGCGCCGCCGCCGCCCCCACCGACATCTACCTGTACAACCCCCACGGCGCCGACCTCACCGTCAACTACTACTCCACGTCCGGTTCGGGCACCCTGACGGTCCCGGCCAACCAGACGGTGTCCTTCTACAACGAGACCGGCGCCTACCCGCCCGCGGGGTCCGCGGTCTACTTCAAGGGCAGCGACATCTTCTGGGGCATCTCCGGCATCGACCGGGGGGGGCAGGTCTACGACTGGTCCTACTCCCTGGTGCCGGCCACGCTGCTCACCGACGAGTACAACGTCGGCTGGGCCCCCGGGGCCTACGCCACGCCGATCCCCGCCGCCAACTACGACGACTCCGGCCTCTTCATCACCGCGGTGCAGGACAACACCCGGGTCTTCATCGACACCAACCGCGACGGCACGGCGGAGTTCACCTACGACCTCAACCGCCTGACCAGCCAGTACGTCTACGACACCGCCGACGGCGACCTCTCCCAGGCCAACGTCTGGGCCACCGGGCCCATCGCCGTGGTCTACGGCCAGAACCCGGACACGGCGGTCACCGGCAACCCGGCCATCGACACCGGCGGCGATCTGGTCCCCGGCATCGACTTCGTGGACCTGGTGCTCTCTGTGGAGAAGACCACGAACCCGATCCTGGTCGGCACCGGGACGGGGCAGACCGCCAAGTACACCATCGTGGTCAGCACGGATGAGTACGACGTGGAGAACCTCCGGGTGATCGACACGCTGGCCACGGGCTGGGCCCTCTGCTCCAGCGGTACCACCCCCGCCTGCACCGACCCCGTGGTCACCTACCCCGACGGGAGCACCGCGAGCGTCGCGCCGGGGGTCAGCGGCTCCACCCTGACCTGGGGCGCCGCCCAGTTCGGCTCGACGGTGAACATGGCCCCCCACCAGACCCTCACCATCGAGTACTACGTGCGCACCACCGCGGCCCACGCCGAGGGCCTGGTGACCCGGAGCCCGGTGGAGGCCGTGGGCGACCGCACCGTGGGCGACCCGTCGGTGACCCAGACCTTCACGGCCCGGGACTCGGTCTACAACACCTACACCGCCAGCGCCATCGCCATCGCCAAGACCTCCGACGTCGCCACCGCCGCCTACCCGGGGGACACCATCACCTACACGGTGACGGTCTCCAACCCCAACGCCACCACCCTCACCAACGTGGCCGTCAGCGACGTGCTGCCGCCGGGGGTGACCTACGTGGCAGGCAGCGCCCAGGCGCATTTGTCGGGCGCGACCTCGGCCAATGTCCGGGATCAGTTCGGGACGGCCGCCTATAACCGCAACGACGGGTCCGCCACCTGGTCCGGGAACTGGACGGAGACGGACCCCTGGGGGCGTCTCGACAACAGCGGAGCGACCGGTGGCCTCGTGTGGATCACCGGCGGCCAGTTGCAGTTCCGTTACCTGGCCTCCAACGTGGCGGACAACTTCGGCACTGCCGGCAGTTACGCGGGCAGTGATGGTACAGATACCTGGAACAGTGATTGGACGGAAACTAGTGACAACAATTCTGCCGTTGATGGCACTATCCTTGTCACTGGTGGGTATACTCTTTTCAGACAGCGTGGGACTGCAGGCCGATCGATCAGCCGTACGGCGACCGTCACGGGTGCATCCAGCGCCACTATCAATTTCACTCTAACAGACAATGGAATCGATGCGGGCGAGACAATGGTGGCCGAATACCAACTGGACAGCAACGGCTGGGTCGTCATCGGGACGCTGGATGGCGGGAGCGGGTGGAGTGGGAGCGCCCTCCCTTTAACCGTCGCCCTAAGCAGCAACAATACCCTCACGATTCGGTTTCGAGCTCCCCAACGATGGAGCAGTATCACCGATGACCAAGCTATAATCGACAACGTCAGCATCGACAACTCACTCCCCAACGCGGCCGGCGCGCGGATCGCCCGCACGGCCAACCTTGTCGGGACGCCGAGCGCCACGCTGAGCTTCAGCTACACCGCCGCCAACCTCGAGGCTGGCGACACCCTGGTGGTGGAGGTTTCCACGAACGGGACCAGTTTCACCGCGCTGGAGACCCTGGACGGACCTGCCGGGAGCGGGACCAAGTCTTACAACCTCGTCTCCCCGGTGGATTACACGTCGGCCGCCACCACCATCCGGTTCCGGGTCACGAACGGCTTCAGCGTGGCCGGCGAGAGCTTCAGCATCGACAACGTGGATATTACCTACACCGCTTGGACCACCAGCGCGGCCGACGATCCGCCGAACTTCGTGACGGCCGGCGACGCTTATTCCCTGCTCACCGGCCGGATCCTCAGAGTGACCTTCCGGGCCACCGTCGATGACCCCCTGGGCACCGACATCACCACCCTGACCAACACGGCCTCCACCACCTGCACGCAGATCCGCACGCCGGTCTCGGCCTCCGTCACCGACCCGGTGGTCCACCCGGACCAGGGCAGCGGCAGCGTGGGCGACCTGGTGTGGCTGGACACCGACCGGGACGGCGCCTACGACGTGGGCGAGCCCGGCCTGCCCGGGGTCGAGGTGACCCTGAAGGACCAGTACGGGGCGACGCGGATGAGCACCGTCACCGACAGCTTGGGGCGCTACCGCTTCGACAACGTGGCGCCGGCCCTGGGCTACTACGTGCAGGTCACCGGAGGGCTGCCGTCCGGCCTGACCCAGAGCGCGCCCGCCGGGCGCAGCGACAACCGGTCGAATGCCTTCGGCCTGATGCCCTCGGGGAACTACCTGGACACGTTCACGACAGCGAGTTACGGCAACAGCGACGGGACGCTGGACTGGCGCCTGGAGGGGTGGTCGGAGACGGACCTCACCGGCGGCGGGGCCACCGGCGGGGAAATCCGGGTGACCGGGGGCGAACTGCGCCTCAACGCCGACACCGGCGGCACGGCCAACAACATCCAGCGGTCCTTCGCCATCCCGGCCGGGTCGGCTTCCGCCACGCTGAGCTTTGACCGCCGCACGACCGGCGTGGAAGCCGGCGACTCGATCGTCCTGGAAATCCGCAACACCGGCGGGTCCTACACCACCCTGGCCACGTTCACCGGCACGGTCGCCGACGGCACCTCCAGCTACGACATCAGCGCCTACCTCTCCGCCACCCAGAACGCCACCCTCCGCTTCCGGGTCGCCGCCGGTTACGCCGAAGCAGATGACTTCTTCTACGTGGACGATGTGAAGATCGAATACAGCGGGCACCCCGAGTACCTCGACGCCGACCTCGGTTACCGGCCGGCCGCGGGAACGGTCACCATCGGCGACCTGGTCTGGAGCGACGCGGACGGCGACCAGGCCCGGGACCCGGGCGAGCCGGGCCTGGGCGGCGTCACCGTGCAGGCGTACCGGGACGACGGGGACGGGGTCTTCAACCCCGGCCTGGACACCCTGGCGGCCACCGCGGTGACCGACGCGGCGGGGAATTACCTCTTCACGGGGCTGAGCGCCTCCGGCACGGAAGACTACTTCGTCTACGTGTACGACGGGCAGGCGCCCCTGACCGGTTATTCCCCCACCGTCGGCGCCATGATCAAGGTGCTCGACGTCGACGCTGGGGACGTTTACCTGGGGGTGGATTTCGGTTACCGGAACCTCACGGGCGCCTACACCGTCACGGACCGGGTGTGGTTCGACGCGGACGGCGACGGCACCCAGGACCCGGGCGAGCCCGGTCTGGGCGGCGTCACGGTGGACCTGCTGGACGCCAGCCTCAACGTCGTCGGCACCGCCGTCACCGGTTCCAACGGCAATTTCCAGTTCTCGGGCGTTCGCGGGGGAGTTCGCTACAGTTTCCGCATCACCGACCAGGCCAACGTCCTGAGCGGGTACTACGGGACCACCGCCGGGGCCCTGGCCGGTTCCTGGCAGATGCCCGGGACGCTGGGCGGCAACACGGACTACACCAGCGCCCCCCACTTCGGCTACAACCAGGCCCGCAGCATCGGCGACACCGTTTACAACGACGCCAACAACAACCAGGCCCAGGACGCGGGCGAGTCGGGCTTCGGCGGCGTGACGGTGCGGCTCTACAGCGACGCCGGGACCCTGGGCGTGATCGACGGGACGGACGCCATCCTGGCGACCCTGGTCACGGACGGCAACGGCAACTACCTCTTCACCGGCCTGGCCAACGGCAACTACCTCGTCAGCATCCCCACCGTGCCCAGCGGCTACACCTACACCGGGACGGGCGCCAACGCCGACAGCGACCCCGCCGCGGCCGGCACCCAGCGGGCGGTGACGGTGAGCGCCGGCGGGTCCGTGCTGACGGCCGACTTCGGGTACCGGGCGGCGACGTCCCGCACCGTTTCCGGGACCCTCTGGAACGACACCGACGCGGATGGCGTCCTCGACGGCGGCGAGACCGGCCTCGGCAACGTGACCGTGGAACTCTGGCTGGACGACGGCGACAACGTCTTCGAGCCGGGGACGGGGGACACCCTCAACACGACCCGATCGACGGACGCCTCGGGGGCGTACAGCTTCGAAAACCTGGCCGGCGGGGTGTACTTCGTGCGGCCCACCGACCAGAACGGGGTCCTGAGCGGCTACAACACAACCTACGAGGAGACGGAGGGGACCGCCGGTTCGTTCAACGGCTACGAGCGGGCGGACCTGAGCTCCGGAAACCAGACCGGCATCGACTTCGGCTACCGGATCACGCCGACGCCCACCGTCGTGCTGGTGTCGTCCTTCCGGGCGTACGCGGCCGGCGGCCGGGTGGTGGTGGAGTGGGAAACCGCCGCCGAGAACGGCACCGTCGGCTTCTACCTCTCCCGGAGGGACGAGGGGTCCGGCCACTTCAAGCGGCTCGGGACGGGCCTGCTGCCGGGGCTGCTGACGGCGCCGCAGGGCGGGACCTACCGCTTCGTGGACGCGGGCGCCAGGCCGGGCCGGACCCTCGACTACCTCCTGGTGGAGGTGGAGTCCGGCGGCCGGGAGCGGACTTACGGGCCGTTCACCGTGCGGGTCGAGCCGTCGAAGGTCGGGATGGCCCCCGGCGCGCTTCCCGCCGACGGCTACGAGCGTCAGGCGCGGCCGGCGGCGGCGGTTCCCGAGGCCGGCGACCTTTCCGCGGCCCCGGCCCCCACGGCCCTGGACCCGTCGAAGATCGGGAAGGTGAAGATCACCGTGGTGGCGGACGGGCTCCACTACCTGGACGCGGCGGACCTCGCCCCCTATCTCGGGCTGACGACGCAGAAGACGGTCAGGCTGATCCAGCGAAACGCGCTGCGACTGAGCCTCGGGGGGCGGGACGTGGCCACCCTGGAAGCCGGGGGCGGCGCCGGCCTCTATTTCTACGGCACGGCCGCGGACAGCCTTTTCACCCGTGAAAACGTCTACATCCTCGAACCGGGATACGGGCTGAGGATGGAGACGGTGGACGGCGGCAGCCCCGCGCCGGCGCCGGCCGAGCAGACCTTTGCCGACACGATTCGACGGGAAGTTGAACAGTGGCCCATCACATCGCTCTTCAGCGACCCGGCGGCCGACTACTGGTTCTGGGATTACCTGATTGCCGGCAACCCCTCGCTGGGGAGCCGGTCCTACCCGCTGCCGTCACCGGGGGTGGCCGATTCCGGCGCCGCGTGGCTGGCGGTCCGGCTCCTCGGCGGCACGGACACCGGGCATCACGTGACGGTGGAGTTGAACGGGGTGGACGTCGGTTCGGTGAACTGGACGGGGAGGCGGGAATACGAACTGCGGTTCCCCGTGAAACCCTCCCAGGTCCTGCCCGAGGGCAATGTGCTGACCCTCACGGCCCGTCTCGACGCGGGCCAGCCCTACAGCATTGTCTACCTGAACGGGTTTGAATTGGGCTACCCGCGCCTCTACCAGGCGGTGGACGACGTCCTGGTGGTGAGGGGTGACGGGCACGAGCGGGTGAGCGTGAGCGGCTTCTCGGGGGCCGGCGTCGAGGTGCTGGACCTGTCCGACCCCCTGCGGCCCAAACGGCTCACGGGGATCACGGTGGACGAACCGGCCCGCGGCCGCTTCCGGGTCAGCTTCGTGCCGGTTTCCCCGCAAGCGGACTACCTGGCCCTGGCGGGTCCGTCGGTCCTGGCGCCGCCGGCCCTGGGCGCCGTCCCGCCGGCGGTGCTGAAGGGGAGCGGCAACGCCGCCGACTACCTGGTGATCTGCCCGGAGGCGTGGCGGACCTCCGCCCAGGCCCTGGCGGACTACCGGCAGGGTCAAGGGCTCGAGGCCATGGTGGTGTCCGTGGAGCAGATCATGGACGAGTTCGCCTTCAGTGGCTACGACCCGGCGGCGATCCGGGACTTCCTGGCCTGGGCCCGGGCGAAGTGGTCCCGCCCGCCCCGCTACGTGCTCCTGGCGGGGTCCGGCAGCTTCGATTACCAGAACTATCAGGGTTACGGCGGCAACTGGGTGCCGCCCCTGATGGCGGGGACGGCTCACGGCCTGGTCCCGTCCGACACCGCCTATGCCGACCTGGACGGCGACCACCGGCCGGACCTGGCCATCGGGCGGCTCCCGGTGAACAGCGCCGCGGGGCTGGACGCCTGCCGGGCGAAGATCGCGGCCTTCGAGGCGGGCGCCAACAGCCCCTGGCGCCAGCGGGCGCTGATGCTGGCGGACAACCCGGACGAGGCCGGCGACTTCCCGGCCGGCGGCGACCTGCTCGCGGCGCAGTTGCCCGCCGGTTTTGCGGTAGACAAGATCTACCTCTCGGCGCTCCCCGTCGGCGAGGCCCGGAACCGCGTCCTGGCCGGCTTCGACGGCGGGGCGTTCCTGGTGGGTTACGTCGGGCACGGCGGGGTGGTCCAACTGGCGCAGGAAGGGCTGCTGACCCTCGACGACGTGCCGGGGATGAGCAACGTGGCGACCCCGCCGATCGTGACGGCCGTGACGTGCATGGCGGGGCATTTCGCCATCCCCGGCTTCGAAGCGCTCGGGGCGGCGCTGGTGCGGCACCCCGACGGTGGGGCGGCGGCCGTGTGGGCGCCGTCGGGGATGTCCGAGAACGACCTCGCGGTGCGATTGAACACGGGGTTCTACCGGGTTCTCTCCGAACCCGCCGTAACGACCCTGGGCGACGCGGTCCAACGGGCCATGGCGTCCTTCGAAGGCGGTCCCATGGCGACAGGCCTGCTGGATGTCTTCGTGCTGCTGGGCGACCCGGCGATGAAGCTCCATTGA
- a CDS encoding radical SAM protein, whose protein sequence is MKTGDLTTVEYLNWFSRLTTHLRVPLSGGLELTRRCDLRCTHCYVGDRAAGGLGHKPELPTRRWHELLDEITAAGCLYLLLTGGEPLLHPDFPALYRHAKGNGLVVTVFTNGNRVDDSILDLWRDLPPHTVEISLYGATAAVYEAVTRVPGSFDRCMAGVRALVEAGLPLRLKTVLLTTNRHEFAAMKALAEELNAPFRFDAAVFPRLDGDRAPLALRVPPEAAVELEFTGPERLHEYLDYLKRHEGAVVAENLYSCGAGMTLFHVSAEGRLQPCLMARDPAFDLTRGDFGTGWLEITGRLREWKTPAGFRCRECRMNVLCGYCPAFFGLETGAEDTCSDYICAMGRERWERIRPWAEEKTR, encoded by the coding sequence ATGAAGACCGGCGATCTCACCACCGTGGAGTACCTGAACTGGTTCAGCCGGTTGACCACGCATCTCCGTGTGCCGCTCTCCGGAGGCCTGGAGCTGACCCGACGGTGCGACCTGCGCTGTACCCACTGCTACGTCGGCGACCGCGCCGCGGGCGGCCTCGGCCACAAGCCCGAACTGCCCACGCGCCGCTGGCACGAACTGCTGGACGAGATCACCGCCGCCGGCTGCCTCTACCTGCTCCTGACCGGCGGCGAGCCCCTCCTCCACCCGGACTTCCCGGCGCTCTACCGCCATGCGAAGGGGAACGGCCTGGTGGTCACGGTCTTCACCAACGGGAACCGGGTCGATGACTCGATCCTCGACCTGTGGCGGGACCTGCCGCCGCACACCGTCGAGATCAGCCTCTACGGCGCCACGGCGGCCGTCTACGAGGCGGTGACCCGGGTCCCGGGCTCCTTCGATCGTTGCATGGCCGGGGTCCGCGCGCTGGTGGAGGCGGGCCTCCCCCTCCGCCTGAAAACGGTGCTGCTCACCACGAACCGGCACGAATTCGCCGCCATGAAAGCGTTGGCCGAGGAACTGAACGCCCCCTTCCGCTTCGACGCCGCCGTCTTCCCCCGCCTCGACGGCGACCGGGCCCCGCTCGCGCTGCGGGTCCCGCCCGAAGCGGCCGTGGAACTGGAATTCACCGGCCCGGAACGGCTTCACGAGTACCTGGATTACCTCAAGCGCCACGAAGGGGCGGTGGTGGCGGAAAACCTCTACAGCTGCGGCGCCGGGATGACCCTGTTCCACGTCAGCGCGGAGGGCCGTCTTCAGCCTTGCCTGATGGCACGCGACCCGGCTTTCGACCTGACCCGGGGCGATTTCGGGACCGGGTGGCTCGAAATCACGGGGCGCCTGCGCGAGTGGAAAACCCCGGCGGGTTTTCGCTGCCGGGAATGCCGGATGAACGTCCTGTGCGGGTATTGCCCCGCCTTCTTCGGCCTGGAAACCGGCGCCGAGGACACTTGTTCAGACTATATTTGCGCCATGGGCCGGGAGCGCTGGGAGCGAATCCGGCCGTGGGCGGAGGAGAAAACCAGATGA
- a CDS encoding PqqD family protein, translated as MSGTRSSTVIFRKKGETVIRRIAGETLLVPLRGDVVLLQKLFVLNPGAEVIWDKLDGRTELGTIAAVLADRFGIAPDQAAADTRDFIQELLTEGLVEEVALPG; from the coding sequence ATGTCCGGCACTCGATCATCCACAGTCATCTTCCGGAAAAAAGGCGAGACGGTCATCCGTCGGATTGCCGGGGAAACGCTCCTGGTGCCTCTCCGGGGGGACGTGGTCCTCCTGCAGAAGCTGTTCGTGCTCAACCCCGGCGCCGAGGTGATCTGGGACAAACTGGACGGGCGGACCGAACTCGGGACCATTGCCGCGGTCTTGGCGGACCGCTTTGGGATCGCGCCGGATCAGGCCGCCGCGGACACGCGCGACTTCATCCAGGAACTGCTGACGGAGGGCCTGGTGGAAGAAGTGGCCCTGCCGGGTTGA